A window of the Tropheryma whipplei str. Twist genome harbors these coding sequences:
- a CDS encoding energy-coupling factor ABC transporter ATP-binding protein, producing MIAIEFSNVSLEIDDCKILREINLVFSAHRIGIIGVNGSGKSTLVRLINGLHFPSNGCVKVDGIEVNKKTVKQIRRMVGFVFQNPQTQLVMPEVREDLKFGLKNMGIQNIESAIEEVSVMLGIQNLLGRNTYQLSGGEKQMVALATILVTKPKVLVFDEPTTYLDLMSFNRLSEIVNTLPQQIITISHNLDLIQTCNQVILMNQGQVAYDGPPKNAIAKYRELCKSA from the coding sequence ATGATAGCCATAGAATTCAGTAATGTAAGCCTAGAAATTGACGATTGTAAAATTCTGCGAGAGATAAACCTGGTGTTCAGTGCGCACAGGATTGGCATAATAGGTGTAAATGGCTCTGGTAAGAGCACCCTTGTGAGGCTTATAAATGGCCTACACTTTCCGTCTAATGGATGTGTCAAGGTTGACGGGATTGAGGTAAATAAGAAAACCGTAAAACAAATTAGGCGGATGGTTGGGTTCGTATTTCAGAATCCACAAACCCAACTTGTCATGCCAGAGGTGCGAGAAGATCTGAAGTTTGGACTGAAAAACATGGGGATTCAAAACATCGAGTCCGCCATAGAAGAGGTCTCCGTGATGCTTGGAATACAGAATTTGTTAGGGCGTAACACGTACCAGCTGAGCGGCGGTGAAAAACAAATGGTTGCCCTGGCGACGATTCTTGTCACAAAGCCCAAGGTTTTGGTGTTTGATGAGCCAACAACATATTTGGATCTTATGAGCTTCAATAGACTGTCTGAGATTGTAAACACGTTACCCCAACAGATTATTACAATCAGCCATAATCTTGATTTGATACAAACCTGTAACCAGGTGATATTAATGAACCAAGGACAAGTAGCCTATGATGGACCTCCGAAAAATGCCATTGCGAAGTACCGTGAGCTGTGTAAAAGCGCATGA
- a CDS encoding AAA family ATPase, with translation MGKTIAIWGPAGSPGRTTLSINIAATLASYGKKVILIDLDTFGGVVSIYLGLDDQKSGLAAICYRADSRSFTPEDLLNIAIKVPIRGGLFYFLSGIAHHSRWPEINQPSLLRVIGSAKTAFDYVVMDLSFALDSVGQDTRGRLNYTLMGSGDFLVMVGRGDPIGICRFIRAWPEVPKAQNGRSLSIIPVINMVRHTAVGSRPTKQLREVICEYTSFQQVWQIDFDQQVCDALLLRGKTIVDCMQSSSVAMQIASIARVLQ, from the coding sequence ATGGGTAAAACAATTGCTATATGGGGGCCGGCTGGGTCACCCGGGCGAACAACGCTGTCGATAAATATCGCTGCAACACTGGCTTCTTATGGCAAGAAAGTTATTTTAATTGACCTAGACACTTTTGGTGGGGTTGTCAGTATATATTTAGGGCTTGATGATCAGAAGTCTGGGCTGGCTGCTATATGTTACAGAGCTGACAGTAGGTCATTTACACCCGAAGATCTTTTAAATATCGCCATCAAGGTTCCGATCCGCGGAGGATTGTTCTATTTTCTAAGCGGTATTGCGCATCATTCCAGGTGGCCTGAAATCAATCAACCCTCACTACTTAGAGTAATAGGATCGGCAAAAACCGCATTTGATTATGTGGTTATGGATCTTAGTTTTGCACTTGACAGCGTTGGGCAGGACACTCGCGGCCGCCTAAATTACACCCTTATGGGTTCAGGTGATTTTCTGGTTATGGTCGGCCGCGGCGACCCTATTGGAATATGTCGTTTTATTAGGGCCTGGCCAGAGGTGCCAAAGGCACAAAATGGCAGATCGTTATCAATAATTCCCGTTATAAACATGGTCAGGCATACCGCTGTCGGGTCACGTCCCACCAAACAGCTGCGCGAAGTAATTTGTGAATACACGTCTTTTCAGCAGGTATGGCAGATCGATTTTGATCAACAGGTTTGTGATGCTCTCTTACTGCGCGGAAAAACTATTGTTGACTGTATGCAGAGCAGTTCTGTTGCAATGCAGATCGCCTCAATTGCACGGGTGCTTCAATAG
- a CDS encoding energy-coupling factor transporter transmembrane component T, protein MKVGVKVKEYNKDGQKYVGRRIPKTPVAVKLLGLAVYGVLMYNISGVYLLLLFLPSLLFFLRASVAFMKQLIILVGIVSLVNLVFSGAEYAAYSALRMSALLAGAYTVSRTTRFSEFLNFFIVVATPLRVFGLNQKRVGLTLSMTVRFVPEILTLHTQVREAQIARGIQKKPLAIFLPFTVLSLNMAQEIATAIASRGFED, encoded by the coding sequence GTGAAGGTCGGTGTGAAGGTGAAAGAGTATAACAAAGACGGTCAGAAATACGTAGGCAGGAGGATACCCAAAACACCTGTGGCGGTAAAACTGCTTGGCCTTGCCGTCTACGGAGTGCTTATGTACAACATATCTGGTGTGTATCTATTACTCTTATTCCTCCCAAGCCTTTTGTTCTTCCTCAGGGCCTCCGTAGCCTTTATGAAGCAACTGATTATTCTCGTTGGGATTGTTTCTCTGGTAAACCTTGTTTTTTCAGGCGCAGAGTACGCGGCTTACTCGGCACTCAGGATGTCAGCACTGCTTGCTGGCGCATACACCGTCAGCCGCACAACGCGATTCTCAGAATTCCTGAACTTCTTTATTGTTGTGGCAACGCCTCTTCGGGTATTTGGGTTAAACCAAAAAAGGGTCGGCTTAACCCTGTCAATGACAGTCCGATTTGTGCCAGAAATACTGACCCTACACACACAGGTTAGGGAAGCCCAGATTGCGAGGGGGATTCAAAAAAAGCCCCTCGCAATCTTCCTGCCATTTACAGTCCTAAGCCTTAATATGGCTCAGGAAATAGCAACAGCAATCGCTTCACGCGGATTTGAGGATTGA
- a CDS encoding peptide ABC transporter substrate-binding protein, whose product MRKGFSRVFTFTAVSAVLFVTACFGGKPTDSYVNVNTTKISTGLVPANSNELSAHRILSMLFSGLVYIDKDARIQNEVAKSIETADNRVWTITLREDFKFSNGEKVTAKSFVDAWNFAAKISNAMGNRDFLGNIEGFTEKGDTDLSGLKILDEYKFRVILKSPNRNFVAKLSYSVFWPLPSDAYKDIRAFGLKPIGNGPYSLVSFTQDVEAVLKKNPDYKGPRQPRNSGLRYKIYSDPGPAYADVLSDSSDVTDIIPPNAQEKFQSDFPSRWIRREIAATIYIAIPGYVAHFAFDREGILRRKAVSMAINRQDIADKIYHGARVPARDFTSPSVLGYKAGLPGSDVLKYDPERAKQLWAQADAISPWGSGVLYLNFAATRGDKALFEALANSIKNVLGIEVQAYPNTDWKANLLHGQQTKQPFRIGWAADWPAIDTYLGSLFHSQASNNYYEFRNAEYDSLLVKAAEALTLPKAQDYYDKLQEILFQNMPVVPLFYDRGGLVWSKNVSNVESNWVGIPVYYLITKG is encoded by the coding sequence ATGCGTAAGGGATTTTCGAGGGTCTTTACTTTTACGGCAGTCTCAGCCGTGCTGTTTGTGACAGCATGTTTTGGTGGTAAGCCTACCGATTCGTATGTCAATGTGAATACGACTAAGATCAGCACAGGCCTGGTTCCCGCTAATTCCAATGAGCTGTCGGCTCACAGGATTCTCAGTATGCTTTTTTCTGGCCTTGTATATATTGACAAAGATGCGCGCATCCAAAACGAGGTTGCAAAATCCATAGAGACCGCAGACAATCGCGTGTGGACCATTACCCTGAGGGAGGATTTTAAATTCTCTAATGGTGAAAAAGTCACCGCGAAGAGTTTTGTTGACGCCTGGAATTTCGCGGCCAAGATTTCCAATGCAATGGGTAACCGTGATTTTCTGGGTAACATAGAGGGTTTCACAGAAAAGGGTGATACCGACCTGTCTGGGTTAAAAATTCTGGATGAATACAAGTTTCGCGTTATTCTAAAGAGCCCTAACCGGAATTTTGTTGCCAAATTGTCGTATTCAGTTTTTTGGCCGCTTCCGTCGGATGCGTATAAGGATATTCGGGCTTTTGGCTTGAAGCCCATCGGTAACGGCCCATACTCTCTTGTCAGTTTCACTCAGGATGTTGAGGCTGTGCTGAAAAAAAATCCTGATTACAAGGGGCCAAGGCAGCCTCGTAATTCGGGCCTCAGGTACAAGATATATTCCGATCCCGGGCCTGCGTATGCTGACGTTTTGTCTGATAGCTCTGATGTCACAGATATAATCCCACCGAATGCCCAGGAAAAGTTCCAGTCCGATTTTCCTTCTCGTTGGATTAGGCGTGAGATCGCGGCAACTATATACATCGCCATTCCTGGATACGTTGCGCATTTTGCTTTTGACAGGGAGGGAATCCTGCGCAGGAAGGCTGTTTCTATGGCAATTAACCGGCAGGATATAGCTGACAAGATTTACCACGGCGCCAGAGTGCCTGCGCGAGACTTTACTTCTCCGTCAGTGCTGGGGTACAAGGCCGGCCTGCCGGGCTCGGATGTTCTGAAATATGATCCTGAGCGGGCCAAGCAGTTATGGGCACAGGCTGACGCTATATCCCCTTGGGGCTCGGGTGTTTTGTATCTTAACTTTGCCGCTACCCGCGGCGATAAAGCCCTATTCGAAGCTTTGGCGAATTCCATAAAGAACGTTCTTGGTATAGAGGTGCAGGCCTATCCCAATACTGATTGGAAGGCAAATCTTCTGCATGGCCAGCAAACGAAGCAGCCTTTTAGAATTGGCTGGGCCGCTGACTGGCCGGCTATAGACACTTACCTTGGGTCGCTGTTTCATAGTCAAGCTTCTAACAATTATTACGAGTTTCGTAATGCGGAGTATGATTCACTGCTGGTCAAAGCCGCAGAGGCCTTGACCTTGCCGAAAGCTCAAGATTACTATGACAAACTGCAGGAAATTTTATTCCAGAATATGCCTGTTGTACCGCTTTTTTATGACCGCGGTGGTCTTGTCTGGTCAAAGAATGTCAGCAATGTTGAAAGCAACTGGGTTGGTATTCCGGTTTACTATCTGATAACGAAGGGATGA
- a CDS encoding ABC transporter permease, protein MGRYVLFRLLQFVPVFVGATFLIYLLVFLMPGDPIAALFGDKRPSPDVVAAIREQYNLDKPFIVQYFIWFSGILTGNMGVTFSGQSVTEVLGSTIPVSAQLGFMALVIQLLLGLSVGLIAGLRPYRLFDTTSTLFLLALVSIPSFVLAFLLQFFIGIQLRLLPVTVGGDTSFYRMLLPAFSLGLLGMVGYARVFRGEILKTRAQDFVNFAYSKGLSKARVIFGHIVRNSLLVVVTLIGFDLAGLIGGAIITEGIFNVPGVGNVFYQATIRGEGPTIVSFSAVFVIAFMLANLLVDISYSYIDPRIRLSGRK, encoded by the coding sequence TTGGGGCGCTATGTCTTGTTCCGGCTCCTGCAGTTTGTTCCGGTGTTCGTTGGTGCGACATTCCTGATTTATCTTCTTGTATTTCTCATGCCTGGGGATCCCATTGCTGCACTTTTCGGTGATAAAAGGCCGTCGCCTGATGTTGTTGCGGCAATTCGTGAGCAGTACAACCTTGATAAACCGTTCATTGTCCAATATTTCATTTGGTTTTCTGGCATACTCACGGGCAATATGGGTGTTACATTTTCTGGCCAGAGTGTAACCGAGGTTCTGGGCAGTACAATTCCAGTCAGTGCGCAACTTGGGTTTATGGCCCTTGTTATACAACTTCTTCTGGGTCTTTCGGTTGGCCTAATAGCTGGGCTGCGGCCGTATAGATTATTTGACACAACGAGCACTCTGTTCTTACTTGCCCTTGTTTCAATACCATCTTTTGTGCTCGCATTTTTGCTTCAGTTTTTTATAGGAATTCAGCTTCGTCTTCTGCCTGTAACGGTCGGTGGTGACACCAGCTTTTATCGAATGCTTCTGCCCGCATTCTCGCTCGGACTTCTCGGTATGGTTGGGTATGCCCGAGTTTTTAGGGGTGAAATCCTCAAAACCCGCGCACAAGATTTCGTTAATTTCGCTTACAGTAAAGGTCTCTCCAAAGCCCGGGTTATTTTCGGTCATATAGTCCGCAATAGCCTCCTAGTTGTTGTGACTCTAATTGGTTTTGATTTGGCAGGTCTAATCGGCGGTGCGATTATAACTGAAGGCATATTCAATGTCCCAGGGGTTGGCAATGTGTTCTACCAGGCGACAATTCGCGGAGAGGGTCCAACGATTGTTTCGTTTTCTGCAGTTTTTGTAATTGCCTTTATGCTTGCGAATCTCTTGGTTGATATCAGTTATTCCTACATCGACCCGAGAATAAGGCTGTCTGGAAGAAAATAA
- a CDS encoding peptide ABC transporter substrate-binding protein has translation MNSRFKFFAAFVPVVLFMAACFGGSPGVKGKEMRFGSCEPQTALLPGSVRDECGSGIVTNLFVGLVTRDREGNLINEVAESIDTQDNLTYVIKVKKDWKFSNGEKVTAKSFVDAWNFTAKKSNAQSNRDDLKYIDGYSADLDGDLSGLKITDEFTFTVKLNKKLNDFSERLSNTTAFFPLPSVAYQDIKKFGQNPIGNGPYLLHDRRKNVSWSYRPNRDYHGYASQFPIPPSVRVTVYQSGSAKYADYLAGNLDLVDVPQENIETYKQDSEGRHIEGVTSVVSYVGITANTPGFELNTEAGKLRRRALSLAIDRQEMGDKLYHGLRFPATGFFSSAFFPNYADLPGSDVLKFNLEKAKEFWAEAEKLSPYPRRQIDFFYNVDGGHKIWIDAVVNQLKNGLGITNIIPKPVPTFREFLDLVDQDDFSGFFRSGWQTGYIAAPSIETLFTSDGSNNSSRYRNPEFDKLAVRAVEAKASESASLYKELLGILLKDLPLIPLFGYKDALVYGKDVRGIKLNKRGIVDTSDMIRE, from the coding sequence ATGAATTCTAGGTTCAAATTTTTTGCGGCTTTTGTCCCGGTCGTGCTATTCATGGCTGCGTGTTTCGGAGGCTCTCCTGGCGTTAAGGGTAAAGAGATGCGTTTTGGAAGTTGTGAACCGCAGACCGCTCTTTTACCGGGATCTGTGCGTGATGAATGTGGCTCGGGCATTGTTACGAATCTTTTCGTTGGCCTTGTCACGCGCGATCGTGAGGGCAATCTGATAAATGAGGTTGCAGAATCTATAGACACTCAAGACAATCTGACCTACGTGATTAAGGTAAAAAAGGACTGGAAATTCTCTAATGGTGAAAAAGTCACCGCGAAAAGTTTTGTTGACGCCTGGAATTTCACAGCGAAAAAATCCAATGCGCAGAGTAATCGTGACGACTTGAAATATATTGATGGGTATAGTGCTGATCTGGATGGTGACCTTTCGGGTCTGAAAATTACCGACGAATTCACATTTACCGTCAAGCTAAATAAGAAGCTGAATGACTTTTCTGAGCGGCTGAGCAATACTACTGCCTTTTTCCCGCTACCATCTGTTGCATATCAGGATATTAAAAAGTTCGGACAGAACCCAATAGGCAATGGGCCATACCTTCTGCACGATCGTCGTAAGAATGTTTCGTGGTCTTATCGCCCTAATCGTGATTATCACGGTTATGCATCTCAATTCCCAATCCCGCCTTCTGTTCGTGTTACGGTCTATCAGTCTGGATCCGCGAAATATGCTGACTATCTTGCCGGCAATCTTGATCTTGTTGATGTGCCGCAGGAGAATATCGAAACTTACAAACAAGATTCTGAAGGTCGGCATATAGAGGGCGTTACATCTGTTGTATCGTATGTCGGTATTACCGCCAACACCCCTGGCTTTGAACTGAATACTGAGGCTGGCAAACTGCGAAGAAGAGCATTGTCTTTGGCAATAGATCGGCAGGAAATGGGTGATAAGCTCTATCATGGGCTAAGATTCCCAGCCACGGGTTTCTTTTCCTCCGCATTTTTCCCGAATTATGCCGACTTACCTGGCTCCGATGTATTGAAGTTCAATCTGGAGAAAGCCAAGGAGTTTTGGGCCGAAGCAGAAAAGCTATCTCCGTATCCACGGCGCCAGATAGACTTCTTCTACAATGTGGATGGTGGCCATAAGATCTGGATCGATGCAGTTGTTAATCAGCTAAAGAATGGACTTGGTATAACCAATATTATTCCAAAACCCGTTCCAACCTTTAGGGAATTTCTTGATCTGGTTGACCAAGATGATTTCAGTGGCTTCTTTAGGTCCGGCTGGCAAACAGGTTATATTGCTGCCCCCAGTATTGAGACTTTGTTTACTTCGGACGGATCAAACAACTCTTCCCGTTACCGCAATCCGGAGTTTGATAAGCTCGCAGTGAGGGCGGTGGAAGCCAAAGCATCTGAATCTGCTTCCTTGTATAAGGAGCTTCTTGGCATCCTTCTTAAGGATTTACCACTTATTCCGCTTTTCGGCTATAAAGATGCCCTTGTCTATGGTAAGGATGTCAGGGGTATAAAACTGAATAAGCGAGGAATTGTTGACACCTCTGACATGATCAGGGAATAG
- the gcvP gene encoding aminomethyl-transferring glycine dehydrogenase, translating into MHERHIGPSQEEIDHMLGFLGYKSLDDLMNAALPNGVQSPPDIKIPSHDELTCLTQLAAYAKMNRIKTSMLGQGFYNCITPAVIRRNILENPSWYTSYTPYQPEISQGRLEMLINFQTMICDLTGLEIANASMLDEASCAAEAMLLAKRVSRSSSNKYLVHNGVFPHIRRVLETRADAVGVEIVDLPEGQSIDFDHFGVYAQYQSASGKLLDLRHLFSRSKRAGAICVIGCDLLMLTLFTSPGELGADIAFGSAQRFGIPMNFGGPLASFLAARKAMERSLPGRLVGVSVDADSNHAYRLTLQTREQHIRREKATSNICTATVLMAIAAVAFAQHHGPKGLRAIAHRINTVAVGFARLLKQTAFRVSSLDIFDTIEINNPTQLCVEAESKHDLLFWKVDDNKLRITFDEVTARLDGDLPERLSKVFGISPDKIRDLGCNYDSCDCSFYSDSQQAREGLSSVASRNISVHSDLARHPLRRFSGYLKHPVFNNYTGEVALMRYLKALSDKDFALDRGMIPLGSCTMKLNAAFQLEPVLWPEFANLHPFAPRGDADGTLQIIDQIETWLANLSGYDAVSLQPTAGSQGELAGLLAIRGYYKSLNLDRDVCLIPASAHGTNAASAVLAGMRVVVVACDQQGNIDLDDLRLKASKNAHALAALMVTYPSTHGVYEDNISEVCSVVHKYGGQVYVDGANSNALIGYLRTGDFGGDVSHLNLHKTFGIPHGGGGPGIGPVVAKAHLAPFLPFRNRVHKPSTDLPAVKHMGGPIASSDYGFAGALYISWAYIFCLGSQGMKRCTAVAVLVANYIAKQLSDTFPVLYTGKNNLVAHEFIMDFREVTRVSGITVDDVCKRLIDYGFHAPTMSFPVPGTLMVEPTESEPFSEIQRFIKTIRSIRAEIDRVIDKTYDPDNNPLKRAPHTLEQIASDKWDRPYSRRTGIVYTSGKYWPASARIDNAYGDRNIFCTCPDLPD; encoded by the coding sequence ATGCATGAGAGGCATATCGGCCCAAGCCAAGAAGAGATTGATCACATGCTTGGCTTTCTTGGTTATAAGAGCCTTGATGATCTCATGAATGCTGCGCTTCCAAACGGCGTACAGTCGCCACCAGATATCAAGATCCCGTCACACGATGAGCTAACCTGCCTCACCCAGCTAGCAGCGTACGCGAAGATGAATCGGATAAAGACCTCGATGCTTGGCCAGGGGTTCTATAACTGTATTACTCCCGCAGTTATACGCAGAAATATCCTTGAAAATCCGTCTTGGTACACCTCTTACACGCCGTATCAACCTGAGATTTCTCAGGGTCGCCTTGAGATGCTGATCAATTTTCAAACCATGATTTGCGATCTAACCGGCCTGGAAATAGCTAATGCATCAATGTTAGATGAGGCGTCATGCGCCGCAGAGGCGATGCTTCTGGCAAAAAGAGTCTCTAGATCTAGTTCCAATAAGTATCTCGTTCATAACGGCGTATTTCCCCATATCCGAAGGGTTCTTGAAACTCGTGCTGATGCTGTTGGCGTGGAAATTGTGGATCTGCCCGAGGGTCAATCAATAGATTTTGACCATTTCGGTGTTTATGCACAATACCAGTCGGCTTCTGGTAAGTTGCTTGATTTGCGGCACCTGTTTTCTAGGTCGAAACGTGCAGGCGCAATTTGTGTTATCGGGTGTGACCTGCTGATGCTTACACTTTTCACAAGTCCCGGTGAGCTTGGTGCAGACATAGCATTTGGCTCAGCTCAGCGCTTTGGTATTCCGATGAATTTCGGTGGACCCTTGGCATCTTTCCTTGCGGCCCGTAAAGCAATGGAACGCTCTCTTCCGGGTCGGCTTGTTGGTGTTAGCGTTGATGCTGACTCGAACCATGCCTACAGACTGACTTTACAGACAAGAGAGCAACATATTCGCCGCGAGAAGGCAACATCGAATATTTGTACGGCAACCGTTCTAATGGCAATTGCCGCTGTGGCTTTTGCGCAACATCATGGCCCAAAGGGTTTGCGTGCAATAGCTCATAGGATAAACACGGTTGCTGTGGGTTTTGCCCGCCTCTTGAAGCAAACGGCTTTCAGGGTGTCATCCTTGGATATATTCGACACTATCGAAATAAACAATCCAACACAGCTTTGCGTCGAGGCTGAATCAAAACACGATCTCTTGTTCTGGAAAGTCGATGATAATAAACTCAGGATTACCTTTGATGAGGTAACAGCTAGACTGGACGGAGATTTGCCAGAGAGACTGTCAAAAGTCTTCGGCATATCCCCCGACAAGATTAGAGATCTTGGGTGTAATTACGATTCATGTGATTGTTCTTTTTATAGCGATTCGCAGCAGGCCCGCGAAGGCTTGAGTTCAGTTGCATCGCGCAATATTTCTGTTCATTCAGATCTCGCCCGGCATCCACTCAGGCGCTTTTCAGGTTATCTAAAACATCCTGTTTTCAATAACTACACTGGCGAGGTTGCTCTAATGCGGTATTTGAAGGCTTTGTCCGATAAAGACTTTGCCCTTGACAGGGGAATGATACCGCTCGGGTCGTGCACTATGAAGCTAAATGCGGCGTTCCAATTAGAACCGGTATTATGGCCAGAATTTGCAAATCTACATCCCTTCGCACCTCGAGGAGATGCTGACGGGACACTGCAAATAATCGATCAAATAGAAACGTGGCTTGCAAATTTAAGTGGATATGATGCTGTATCTTTACAACCCACCGCCGGCAGTCAAGGCGAACTCGCTGGGCTGTTGGCCATTCGCGGCTACTACAAGTCTTTAAACCTTGATCGGGATGTCTGCCTAATTCCTGCAAGCGCACATGGTACCAACGCGGCCAGTGCGGTTCTCGCTGGCATGCGCGTTGTTGTGGTTGCCTGCGATCAACAGGGCAATATAGATCTTGATGATCTAAGGCTTAAGGCGTCAAAAAACGCACATGCGCTTGCAGCTCTCATGGTAACTTACCCCTCAACACATGGGGTCTATGAGGACAATATTTCCGAGGTATGCTCTGTGGTTCACAAATACGGAGGACAGGTTTATGTTGACGGTGCAAATTCCAATGCCCTGATCGGATATCTGAGGACGGGTGATTTTGGCGGTGATGTGTCACATCTGAATCTTCACAAGACATTTGGCATTCCCCACGGCGGGGGTGGTCCAGGAATTGGCCCCGTCGTTGCCAAAGCACACTTGGCTCCCTTTTTACCCTTCAGGAACCGAGTGCATAAACCATCTACTGACTTACCTGCTGTGAAACATATGGGTGGGCCCATTGCGTCGAGTGATTACGGCTTTGCCGGCGCTTTGTATATCAGCTGGGCCTATATATTTTGCCTCGGCTCGCAGGGAATGAAGCGTTGCACTGCTGTTGCCGTTTTGGTTGCTAATTACATCGCAAAACAGCTTTCCGATACATTTCCGGTTTTATATACAGGGAAAAATAATCTTGTTGCGCATGAGTTCATTATGGACTTTAGGGAAGTAACAAGGGTAAGCGGAATTACGGTTGATGATGTGTGTAAACGACTTATCGATTACGGTTTTCATGCCCCGACAATGTCTTTTCCGGTTCCTGGAACCTTAATGGTTGAGCCAACAGAATCTGAGCCATTTTCTGAAATTCAGCGGTTCATAAAAACTATCCGTTCAATTCGGGCTGAAATCGACCGGGTAATAGACAAGACGTATGATCCAGATAATAACCCCCTGAAGCGCGCCCCACACACTCTGGAGCAGATTGCATCGGATAAATGGGATAGGCCATATTCACGGCGTACAGGCATTGTTTATACCTCGGGAAAGTACTGGCCCGCATCTGCGCGGATTGATAATGCATATGGTGATAGAAATATCTTTTGCACATGCCCTGATTTGCCGGATTAA
- a CDS encoding SAF domain-containing protein, which yields MKIRSKWFPDTRILIGLALIAASFIGVFFVIKTNNSKSQVYVATRPLSIGDKFDAKQFSIVEANLGANLDKYITPGSLPNAVFNRPIMPGEFLPKSALVPVLDKDIVAVVLRIAGDLPGDVKEGDLVDVWAAVKIKEEGFWQSELIAKTLRVSRVIVSTSQFDPRGTTKVEVQASRDRLSYLLNAIANQDKVSIVRASHKEIELLRSASTPRTLDEQDKQNVGETPDTNPRGPDEKDSNSESIHDSENIHEGHE from the coding sequence ATGAAGATTCGATCCAAATGGTTTCCAGACACTCGTATATTGATCGGCCTTGCCCTAATTGCGGCATCATTCATCGGTGTTTTTTTTGTTATAAAAACAAATAATTCAAAATCTCAGGTGTATGTGGCAACAAGACCTCTCTCGATTGGTGACAAATTTGATGCCAAGCAATTTTCTATTGTCGAGGCAAATCTCGGCGCGAATCTTGATAAATACATCACCCCGGGCAGCCTACCGAACGCTGTTTTCAATCGACCAATTATGCCCGGGGAGTTTCTTCCGAAATCAGCACTCGTACCCGTGCTTGATAAGGATATTGTTGCGGTTGTGCTTCGCATAGCGGGAGATTTACCGGGTGATGTAAAAGAGGGTGATCTTGTTGATGTGTGGGCGGCGGTGAAAATAAAAGAGGAAGGCTTTTGGCAGTCTGAACTAATTGCAAAAACACTTAGGGTGAGTCGTGTCATTGTTTCTACAAGCCAGTTTGACCCCCGAGGCACAACAAAAGTTGAAGTTCAGGCCAGTAGAGACCGCCTGTCATACTTACTAAATGCAATTGCAAATCAGGATAAAGTATCAATTGTCAGGGCATCTCACAAAGAGATTGAGTTGCTTAGATCTGCCTCCACACCGCGTACCCTCGATGAACAAGACAAACAGAATGTTGGAGAAACACCTGATACTAATCCTCGCGGCCCGGATGAAAAAGATTCTAATTCAGAGAGCATACACGATTCAGAGAACATACACGAGGGCCACGAATAG